The Oceanicaulis sp. nucleotide sequence GGCGCGCGAAAAAGTCCGTCACGCGCACCAGCCCGTCCACCGTGCCCGGCTCTCCGGCGGCGTGGCCGGCGTCGTGGACGAAGTCGAGCTGGCTGCCCGGCCAGGCCTTGTGCAGTTCCCAGGCGGTCTTGGGCGGGGTGACCATGTCGTAGCGGCCCTGCACGATCGCGCCGGGGATCTCGGCGAGATGGGCGGTGTCTTCCAACAGCACCCCGTCGCGCTCGAGAAAGCCGGCGTTGACGAAGTAGTGCGTCTCCATCCGCGCCAGGGCGTCCGAGCGGCGCGGTTCGGGGTTCGCGGTGTCCGGATCGGCGTGAAGACTGATCAGCGCGCTTTCCCAGCGCGCCCACTCCACCGTGTCCGCGCGGCGTTCGGCGGGATCGTCGACCATCACCCGGCGGTGATAGGCGCTCAGCACGTCCTCCTGCTCCTCGCTGGTGAGCCGGCCGGCGAAGCGCGACCAGGCGTCGGGGAAGAGCCGGTTCGCGCCGTCGCGGTAGAACCAGTCGATCTCGGTCCGGGTGCAGGCGAAGACCCCGCGCAGCACCAGCGCCATGACATGGTCGGGACAGGCGCGCGCGTAAGCGAGCGCCAGCGTCGCGCCCCAGCTGCCGCCGAACACCACCCATTTGTCGACGCCGAAAAAGGCGCGCAGCGCTTCGATGTCCTCGATCAGCCGGCCGGTGGTGTTGTCCTCGATCGAGGCGAAGGGCCGGGATCGGCCGCAGCCGCGCTGATCGAACAGGATGATGCGGTATTTGCGCGGATCGAAGAAGCGCCGCATGGCCGGCGCGGCCCCGCCGCCGGGCCCGCCGTGCAGACCCAGAACCG carries:
- the pip gene encoding prolyl aminopeptidase, with product MDSHRHARRLGLYPPIEPARSGHLPVGQGHSLYYEECGRPDGVPVLGLHGGPGGGAAPAMRRFFDPRKYRIILFDQRGCGRSRPFASIEDNTTGRLIEDIEALRAFFGVDKWVVFGGSWGATLALAYARACPDHVMALVLRGVFACTRTEIDWFYRDGANRLFPDAWSRFAGRLTSEEQEDVLSAYHRRVMVDDPAERRADTVEWARWESALISLHADPDTANPEPRRSDALARMETHYFVNAGFLERDGVLLEDTAHLAEIPGAIVQGRYDMVTPPKTAWELHKAWPGSQLDFVHDAGHAAGEPGTVDGLVRVTDFFARRFS